The following proteins are co-located in the Apium graveolens cultivar Ventura chromosome 5, ASM990537v1, whole genome shotgun sequence genome:
- the LOC141659186 gene encoding NADH dehydrogenase [ubiquinone] 1 alpha subcomplex subunit 8-B translates to MSTAVNSGGDPIPTSAVLMSASKHIATRCRNENVAFLKCKKNDPNPEKCLEKGQQVTRCVLGLLKDLHQSCTKEMDAYAGCMYYNTDEFERCRKEQQEFEKACPLQ, encoded by the exons ATGTCGACGGCGGTGAATTCCGGTGGAGATCCGATACCGACGTCGGCTGTGTTGATGTCAGCGTCTAAGCATATAGCTACTCGATGTCGAAACGAGAATGTAGCGTTTCTCAAGTGCAAGAAGAATGATCCTAATCCCGAAAAATGTCTCGAAAAAGGTCAACAAGTTACTCGTTGTGTGCTTGGCCT GCTAAAAGATCTTCATCAGAGTTGTACAAAAGAGATGGATGCATATGCTGGTTGTATGTATTACAATACTGATGAGTTTGAGCGATGTCGTAAAGAGCAACAAGAGTTTGAAAAAGCATGCCCATTGCAGTGA